In one Natronosalvus amylolyticus genomic region, the following are encoded:
- a CDS encoding sensor histidine kinase codes for MTRVSADDDWVGSLGEQLPVSPLSVLGLVLAAVIGFRLAVENLSNQALLESTFPLVAATGVVFADRWLVAQDVGIRDRLTVFSYGLGGFLAAALVTALHLHVLRLHGTGVATPLYLTLMSGTVGVAAGTVAGIYDIKQRQAAREARRQSERLEAFASVVSHDLRNPLAVAQGRLRETFRTGDPKHLQAVDDSLERMDELIEDSLSVARSGSHVEDPEPTQLVDLVSGAWSVVETPTASYEVVDNRTLQVDPGRARTLFENLFRNAIEHGGEDVHIRIGSLSDGFYVEDDGPGISPERREAVLEQGVSFEEDGSGLGLAIVRAVADAHGWDVRVTESKSGGARFEFVRAT; via the coding sequence GTGACACGCGTTTCCGCCGACGACGACTGGGTCGGAAGCCTCGGTGAGCAACTGCCTGTTTCCCCGCTTTCGGTACTCGGGCTCGTGCTCGCGGCAGTCATCGGCTTTCGGCTCGCCGTCGAGAACCTCTCGAATCAGGCGCTCCTCGAGAGTACGTTCCCGCTGGTCGCGGCGACGGGCGTCGTCTTCGCCGATCGCTGGCTGGTCGCCCAGGATGTCGGAATCCGTGATCGGTTGACGGTGTTTTCGTACGGACTCGGCGGGTTTCTCGCCGCGGCGCTCGTGACTGCGCTCCACTTACACGTGCTTCGACTGCACGGTACCGGCGTCGCTACGCCGTTGTATCTCACCTTGATGAGCGGCACTGTCGGGGTCGCTGCCGGCACCGTCGCCGGAATTTACGACATCAAACAGCGGCAGGCCGCCCGAGAGGCCAGACGACAGAGCGAGCGCCTCGAGGCGTTCGCGAGCGTCGTCTCACACGACTTGCGTAATCCGCTCGCGGTTGCCCAGGGTCGCCTTCGAGAGACGTTCAGAACGGGCGACCCGAAACACCTGCAGGCCGTCGACGACTCCCTCGAGCGAATGGACGAACTGATCGAAGACTCGCTGTCTGTCGCCCGAAGCGGCTCACACGTCGAGGACCCGGAACCGACGCAACTGGTCGATCTGGTATCCGGTGCGTGGTCGGTCGTCGAGACGCCCACCGCCAGCTACGAAGTCGTCGACAACCGAACGCTGCAGGTCGACCCTGGCCGTGCTCGGACGCTCTTCGAGAACCTGTTTCGGAACGCGATCGAACACGGTGGCGAGGACGTCCACATCCGAATCGGCTCGCTTTCGGACGGCTTTTACGTCGAAGACGACGGCCCGGGAATCTCGCCGGAACGTCGGGAGGCCGTCCTCGAGCAGGGCGTCTCCTTCGAGGAGGACGGTTCCGGCCTCGGGCTGGCAATCGTCCGGGCTGTCGCGGACGCCCACGGTTGGGACGTTCGCGTTACCGAAAGCAAGAGCGGCGGTGCGCGCTTCGAGTTCGTCCGCGCGACGTGA
- a CDS encoding NOB1 family endonuclease, with product MYILDSSAFIHDFHTTEQKATIPLVREELEGESVYRYDAEEGSGMHIHIPNTDTTEKVKRSAKESGDLDVLSETDIRLIAAAFELDGVLVTDDYAMQNVAERLTVTVEPIARDGIEEERDWRYQCQGCGREYDENKDRCPICGSGLARKNPQ from the coding sequence ATGTATATTCTCGACTCGTCGGCTTTTATCCACGATTTTCACACGACCGAGCAGAAGGCAACGATTCCACTCGTCCGCGAAGAACTCGAGGGCGAGAGCGTCTATCGATACGACGCCGAGGAGGGCTCGGGGATGCACATCCACATCCCGAACACCGATACGACCGAGAAGGTCAAACGGTCCGCCAAAGAGTCCGGTGACCTCGACGTCCTCTCTGAGACCGACATTCGGCTCATCGCAGCCGCGTTCGAACTCGACGGCGTCCTCGTCACCGACGATTACGCGATGCAAAACGTCGCCGAACGCCTCACCGTCACCGTCGAACCCATCGCTCGAGACGGCATCGAAGAAGAACGTGACTGGCGCTATCAGTGCCAGGGCTGTGGGCGCGAGTACGACGAGAACAAAGACCGGTGTCCGATCTGTGGCTCCGGCCTGGCTCGAAAGAACCCGCAATAG
- a CDS encoding PRC-barrel domain-containing protein, with amino-acid sequence MSDILAENLSGKSVMGSDGTELGMLYNITMDLSSGKLRDLVIDPDEQLPAHTVEFDSNDAGQFLVPVSRVQAVKDYIVVQR; translated from the coding sequence ATGAGCGACATACTCGCAGAAAACCTCTCGGGAAAGTCCGTCATGGGATCCGACGGAACGGAACTGGGAATGCTCTACAACATCACCATGGACCTCAGTTCCGGTAAACTCCGGGACCTCGTAATCGACCCCGACGAACAACTGCCCGCCCACACAGTCGAGTTCGACTCGAACGACGCCGGGCAGTTTCTCGTCCCCGTGAGCCGTGTGCAGGCAGTGAAAGACTACATCGTCGTCCAACGCTAA